One window of Vitis riparia cultivar Riparia Gloire de Montpellier isolate 1030 chromosome 5, EGFV_Vit.rip_1.0, whole genome shotgun sequence genomic DNA carries:
- the LOC117914425 gene encoding endochitinase EP3-like, giving the protein MGIKLVAILLVGVLAGALPGPALAQNCGCSASVCCSQYGYCGTTKDYCGAGCLAGPCYSSSSGGGVSVSDIVTEDFFNGILDQAGQKCPGRSFYTRSAFLRAVNSYPGFGQGGSADDSKREIAAFFAHVTSLTDHFCSVEATNRNSSENFCDTSSTKYDCAPGKSYYGRGPIQITWNYNYGAAGESIGFDGLNNPELVANDSVVSFKTALWFWMNYVHPAIGQGFGATINALNPEACHGENKMAKARLNFYQEYCNQLGVSTGYYYSKVHIF; this is encoded by the exons ATGGGTATCAAGCTGGTAGCAATCCTTCTTGTTGGGGTCCTCGCTGGAGCCCTCCCGGGCCCGGCGCTGGCTCAAAACTGCGGTTGCAGTGCATCTGTGTGTTGCAGCCAATATGGGTACTGTGGGACGACCAAGGATTACTGTGGCGCTGGCTGCCTGGCGGGCCCCTGCTATTCGTCTTCATCTGGTGGGGGTGTTTCTGTGTCTGATATTGTGACCGAGGATTTCTTCAATGGAATTCTTGATCAAGCAGGTCAGAAATGCCCCGGGAGGAGCTTCTACACGCGCAGCGCCTTCCTTCGTGCCGTCAATTCGTATCCGGGGTTCGGCCAGGGTGGTTCTGCGGATGACTCGAAGCGGGAGATCGCCGCTTTCTTCGCTCATGTCACGAGTTTGACTGACC ACTTTTGTAGCGTTGAGGCAACAAATAGGAATTCCTCGGAGAATTTTTGTGACACGAGCTCCACAAAGTATGATTGTGCGCCTGGGAAGAGTTATTATGGGCGAGGACCAATTCAAATAACATGGAACTACAACTATGGAGCAGCCGGAGAGAGTATAGGGTTCGATGGTTTGAACAATCCCGAACTCGTGGCTAACGACTCAGTTGTGTCATTTAAAACGGCTTTATGGTTTTGGATGAACTATGTGCACCCTGCAATAGGCCAGGGGTTTGGTGCAACGATCAATGCCCTCAATCCTGAGGCTTGTCATGGAGAAAACAAGATGGCCAAAGCACGTCTTAACTTTTATCAAGAGTATTGCAACCAACTTGGTGTTTCAACCG